The following is a genomic window from Niabella soli DSM 19437.
CCTCTGCAGTGCTTACGCCCATTAATTGTATGAGCGGGCTTTGCGGGCTGTTAAATGTAAATAAAGACGGTACCGGCGCGGCAATGGAATGTCCCAGTTCTTCCAGCCATTGAAACATTGCTGACTTTGGAAAGCCCCCGGAGGCAATGCAGATATAATCGCCCTTAAAACTACCGCCATTGGCTGTTAAGATTGAAAACTGCTCCCCGTCACGGGAAATTTTCGTTACCCCACATTGCATTTTTATATTAACACCGTACTGTTGGGCTTCCTGCAACAGGCAGTTGATAATGGTTTGGGAAGTATCGGTTACCGGGAACATTCTTCCATCCGCCTCTGTTTTTAGCAACACCCCTCTTTCCTTAAACCAGGCAATGCTATCCGTTGTAAAAAACTGGTGAAATACTTTTTTTACAAAATGCTGCCCGCGCGGATAGCGCTTTGCCATTTCGGCAATCTCAAAACAGGCATGCGTTGTATTGCAGCGTCCGCCACCACTGATCCGCACTTTAGAAAGCAACTTATTTGTTTTCTCCAATATTGTTACTTCCAGCTCCGGGTTCATTCGCGCCGCATTTACTGCACAAAAAAAACCCGCAGCGCCCCCACCTATTACATATAATTTTTTTGCCATTCTGTATGCTGCTTACCGCTGCCAAAAATAACGTTTAAACGACAACGATGGCCGTATTATATCGTCACCACATAATATTTCCTTTCGCCCCGGACATTGTGTAAATTTGGTTTTATGTGATTTATTATCGGCTGGGTTTTATGCATATTTCAGGAAAAATATCGCTGCTATTGTGGTTCGTTGTACCGTCCTTCCTGCGGGCGCAGGAAACGCCGTTTGCAGTACAGCATACCCTCGCCCAATATAAACAGGCCATCAAAGCCGATGACCGCAACCGCATGACCGAATTAAAATCCATCCTACCCGGCGTTGTTTATGACCTGCGTTATGCTACGACCAACAACTTTATGCACCGCGCCATGTACCCTTCCAATACACATCATACCTTTCTCAGAATGCCTGCAGCCCGGGCATTGCAGCGGGTGCAGGCAGCATTAGCCCGGCAGGGCTTTGGATTAAAGATCTTTGACGCCTACCGCCCTTTTAGTGTTACACAACATTTTTGGGAGCTGGTGAAAGATGAACGCTATGTTGCCAACCCCGCAAGGGGAAGCAACCATAACCGGGGAACCGCCGTTGACCTGACGATCATCGATCTTAAAACCGGGGAGGAACTACCGATGGGCACGGGCTTTGACAATTTTACGGATTCCGCCCATCAGGATTTTAAACAGTTACCGCCCGAAATGCTGCGCAACCGGCTTCTTTTGAAGACGCTTATGGGACAACAGGGTTTTAAGCCGCTGAACACAGAATGGTGGCATTATACTTTCTCCGACAATAACAGTTATGAAGTGCTTGATCTTTCA
Proteins encoded in this region:
- a CDS encoding BaiN/RdsA family NAD(P)/FAD-dependent oxidoreductase, translated to MAKKLYVIGGGAAGFFCAVNAARMNPELEVTILEKTNKLLSKVRISGGGRCNTTHACFEIAEMAKRYPRGQHFVKKVFHQFFTTDSIAWFKERGVLLKTEADGRMFPVTDTSQTIINCLLQEAQQYGVNIKMQCGVTKISRDGEQFSILTANGGSFKGDYICIASGGFPKSAMFQWLEELGHSIAAPVPSLFTFNSPQSPLIQLMGVSTAEARIAIAGTKLQQQGPLLITHWGVSGPAVLRLSAWAARELAALQWQFTALINWLPGRHEEALRSLFQQWRTQKAAQKIAGKYFTELPHRLWQFLLLRSEINENTRWADLPSKSQNRLINNLTAFELAVKGKTTYKDEFVTAGGITLSEIEPHTLMSKKMPGLFFAGEVIDVDGITGGYNFQNAWSTGFVAAKAIAAAARSVQ
- a CDS encoding M15 family metallopeptidase codes for the protein MIYYRLGFMHISGKISLLLWFVVPSFLRAQETPFAVQHTLAQYKQAIKADDRNRMTELKSILPGVVYDLRYATTNNFMHRAMYPSNTHHTFLRMPAARALQRVQAALARQGFGLKIFDAYRPFSVTQHFWELVKDERYVANPARGSNHNRGTAVDLTIIDLKTGEELPMGTGFDNFTDSAHQDFKQLPPEMLRNRLLLKTLMGQQGFKPLNTEWWHYTFSDNNSYEVLDLSFKQLKKLQH